A window of the Microbacterium sp. AZCO genome harbors these coding sequences:
- a CDS encoding carbohydrate ABC transporter permease, with protein sequence MFRYTKLTAVREAFIWLVTLIWLLPFYFLIATAFKGDQEALTTSAVTPPKSLDFNAFIQVLTATGRNNIPLSILNSIIITAGAILGLVLFGSLAAYVITRRTRTWTNLTFYLVLIAIILPAQLGTVPLYIGARSVGLTGNAVGMILLWIGILLPLSVFLYASFFRGLTTEYEEAAVIDGASPTQAFFRVVLPLMAPATGTVAILAGLIVWNDFFNSLIFLGGSTTQTLPVAMYTYVGGLVSAWNKIFAVVIISMVPILLFYMFAQKKFIQGFAGGLKG encoded by the coding sequence ATGTTCCGCTACACCAAGCTCACCGCCGTCCGGGAAGCCTTCATCTGGCTCGTGACGCTGATCTGGCTGCTGCCCTTCTACTTCCTCATCGCGACGGCGTTCAAGGGCGACCAGGAGGCTCTGACCACGAGTGCCGTCACCCCTCCGAAGTCGCTCGACTTCAACGCCTTCATCCAGGTGCTCACCGCGACGGGACGCAACAACATCCCGCTCAGCATCCTGAACAGCATCATCATCACCGCGGGCGCGATCCTGGGGCTCGTGCTCTTCGGATCGCTCGCGGCCTACGTCATCACCCGGCGCACCCGCACGTGGACGAACCTGACGTTCTACCTCGTGCTGATCGCGATCATCCTGCCCGCGCAGCTCGGCACCGTTCCGCTCTACATCGGCGCACGCAGCGTCGGCCTCACGGGCAACGCGGTCGGCATGATCCTCCTCTGGATCGGCATCCTGCTGCCGCTGTCGGTCTTCCTCTACGCGAGCTTCTTCCGCGGGCTGACGACGGAGTACGAGGAGGCCGCCGTGATCGACGGGGCCTCGCCGACGCAGGCGTTCTTCCGGGTCGTGCTGCCGCTCATGGCGCCCGCCACGGGCACGGTGGCGATCCTCGCGGGACTCATCGTGTGGAACGACTTCTTCAACTCGCTGATCTTCCTCGGAGGATCGACGACCCAGACGCTGCCGGTCGCGATGTACACGTACGTCGGCGGACTCGTGTCGGCGTGGAACAAGATCTTCGCCGTCGTCATCATCTCGATGGTGCCGATCCTGCTCTTCTACATGTTCGCGCAGAAGAAGTTCATCCAGGGCTTCGCCGGAGGGCTCAAGGGCTGA
- a CDS encoding extracellular solute-binding protein gives MPQHTASRHLRWSLLAAPVVGVLILAGCSAGGSGGSTSSGDAAGSSFTVMVAQANDADDYYAKTLDAYSKETGVKVEVIPYPSDAYNTQVTTQLQAGNAADVMVLSPGTGQAISVVTLAEAGFLEPLDKTSEDVIPDGTQNLYEVKGKTYGQPTALAPVGYVYNPGAAKDAGISEYPATYEQMLKDCKTAKDAGKSFTVVAGAIPFNTGLLSQLISATRVYAETPDWNEQRAEGKVTFADSDGWKETLEDVVELNEKGCFQDGAAGGTFDNITANIAGGQSLTAAVPGSAALSIGAATGLELDVQAFPPAGDQKPFVLASANYAWAINSKASDGAKKSAQDFLDWVAQPEQAKAFADLSGFVPITGVTADDLLPIYKPIADQLENGDFVGLPNASWPNPAVYDALGTGVQGLLTGQKTVDQVLSDMDAAWGN, from the coding sequence ATGCCACAGCACACAGCCTCGCGGCACCTCCGGTGGTCGCTCCTCGCAGCGCCGGTCGTCGGAGTCCTCATCCTCGCCGGCTGCTCTGCCGGCGGCAGCGGCGGCAGCACGAGCAGCGGCGACGCCGCCGGGTCGTCGTTCACCGTCATGGTCGCCCAGGCGAACGACGCCGACGACTACTACGCCAAGACGCTTGACGCCTACTCGAAGGAGACCGGCGTCAAGGTCGAGGTCATCCCCTACCCCTCGGATGCCTACAACACCCAGGTCACCACGCAGCTGCAGGCCGGCAACGCCGCAGACGTGATGGTGCTCTCTCCCGGCACCGGCCAGGCCATCTCGGTCGTGACCCTCGCCGAGGCGGGCTTCCTCGAGCCGCTCGACAAGACGTCGGAGGACGTCATCCCCGACGGCACCCAGAACCTCTATGAGGTCAAGGGCAAGACGTACGGCCAGCCGACCGCGCTCGCACCCGTCGGCTACGTCTACAACCCGGGTGCCGCCAAGGACGCCGGCATCAGCGAGTACCCCGCCACGTACGAGCAGATGCTCAAGGACTGCAAGACGGCGAAGGACGCCGGCAAGTCGTTCACGGTCGTCGCGGGCGCGATCCCCTTCAACACCGGCCTGCTGTCCCAGCTCATCTCGGCCACCCGCGTGTACGCCGAGACCCCGGACTGGAACGAGCAGCGCGCCGAGGGCAAGGTCACCTTCGCCGACAGCGACGGCTGGAAGGAGACCCTCGAGGACGTCGTGGAGCTGAACGAGAAGGGATGCTTCCAGGACGGCGCCGCGGGCGGCACGTTCGACAACATCACGGCGAACATCGCGGGCGGCCAGTCGCTCACGGCAGCCGTCCCCGGCTCGGCGGCGCTCTCCATCGGCGCGGCGACGGGCCTCGAGCTCGACGTGCAGGCCTTCCCGCCGGCCGGCGACCAGAAGCCGTTCGTGCTCGCCTCGGCGAACTACGCCTGGGCGATCAACTCGAAGGCCAGCGACGGCGCGAAGAAGTCGGCGCAGGACTTCCTCGACTGGGTCGCGCAGCCGGAGCAGGCGAAGGCCTTCGCCGACCTCTCGGGCTTCGTCCCGATCACCGGCGTCACCGCTGACGACCTGCTCCCGATCTACAAGCCGATCGCGGACCAGCTCGAGAACGGCGACTTCGTCGGACTGCCCAACGCCAGCTGGCCGAACCCCGCCGTCTACGACGCGCTCGGCACGGGCGTGCAGGGCCTGCTGACGGGCCAGAAGACGGTCGACCAGGTGCTCTCCGACATGGACGCCGCCTGGGGCAACTGA
- a CDS encoding TIM barrel protein, protein MYQLAPNIELLFTEAGDYHDRVRAAAAAGFDAVEMWGPTGVDAPATPKDLPALKAALEETGTQLTAQLSEPRTQFMIPPWDHSEFFRKLDEGVAIAQDLGCPRIVVGSGTGFGGWKRQVQLDKLIEIYQKAIAQIDGSGITLVLEPVNVRVDHPGSLLDRTAEAVYIARGVDSPFFGVLYDIYHSAVEGEDMAAELENAGSIVKYVQLADAPGRGEPGTGSLDWASTLGTLRASGYDGPIGLEYYPTTDSAASVALIREVAASA, encoded by the coding sequence ATGTACCAGCTCGCACCCAACATCGAACTGCTCTTCACCGAGGCCGGTGACTACCACGACCGCGTCCGCGCCGCGGCCGCAGCCGGCTTCGATGCCGTCGAGATGTGGGGCCCCACGGGAGTGGATGCCCCGGCCACGCCGAAGGACCTGCCGGCGCTGAAGGCCGCGCTCGAGGAGACCGGCACTCAGCTCACGGCGCAGCTCTCCGAGCCCCGCACCCAGTTCATGATCCCGCCGTGGGACCACTCCGAGTTCTTCCGCAAGCTCGACGAGGGAGTCGCGATCGCACAGGACCTCGGCTGCCCCCGGATCGTCGTGGGCAGCGGCACGGGCTTCGGCGGCTGGAAGCGCCAGGTGCAGCTCGACAAGCTCATCGAGATCTACCAAAAGGCCATCGCGCAGATCGACGGATCCGGCATCACGCTCGTGCTCGAGCCGGTCAACGTCCGCGTCGACCACCCGGGGTCGCTCCTGGACCGCACGGCGGAGGCCGTCTACATCGCCCGCGGCGTCGACTCGCCCTTCTTCGGCGTGCTGTACGACATCTACCACTCGGCCGTCGAGGGCGAGGACATGGCCGCCGAGCTCGAGAACGCCGGGTCGATCGTGAAGTACGTGCAGCTCGCCGACGCCCCGGGCCGCGGTGAGCCCGGCACCGGCTCGCTCGACTGGGCGTCGACGCTCGGCACGCTGCGCGCGTCCGGCTACGACGGTCCGATCGGACTCGAGTACTACCCGACCACGGATTCCGCGGCATCCGTCGCCCTCATCCGCGAAGTGGCGGCCTCCGCGTGA
- a CDS encoding sugar ABC transporter permease produces the protein MTVTIERDATRTLTVPPEARRTPRPRNGGRRPLISYGHWWWALPAIVLVIGVHYAATLTGGFFAFTNWTGLGDWQFIGLDNFVRIFKDPTLLGSVWNTLFLAFGTVIITNIIGLGFALAINRTLKSRYVLRTLLFLPVVLSPLAVAYIWKFIFQFNGPLNGFLVLIGLPDLQKVWLADPTWSIWAILVTVVWQQTGFVMVIYLAGLASVPVEIEEAAALDGANIWQRFQHVTVPAIRPSIAIATTLGIIQGLRIFDQIFALTGGGPAGATETLATQVYKQAFSLGQFGFGSALALVLTLIILVFAIIQQYATRDRDAVGRA, from the coding sequence ATGACAGTGACGATCGAGCGCGACGCTACTCGCACCCTCACGGTGCCGCCTGAAGCACGACGCACGCCGAGGCCGCGCAACGGCGGCCGCCGACCGCTGATCAGCTACGGCCACTGGTGGTGGGCGCTGCCCGCCATCGTGCTCGTCATCGGCGTCCACTACGCCGCGACGCTGACCGGCGGCTTCTTCGCGTTCACGAACTGGACGGGCCTGGGCGACTGGCAGTTCATCGGCCTGGACAACTTCGTCCGCATCTTCAAAGACCCGACGCTCCTCGGCTCGGTGTGGAACACGCTGTTCCTCGCCTTCGGCACCGTCATCATCACGAACATCATCGGACTCGGGTTCGCCCTGGCCATCAACCGGACACTCAAGTCGCGGTACGTGCTGCGGACGCTCCTGTTCCTGCCGGTGGTCCTCAGCCCCCTCGCCGTCGCCTACATCTGGAAGTTCATCTTCCAGTTCAACGGGCCGCTCAACGGCTTCCTCGTGCTCATCGGGCTCCCCGACCTCCAGAAGGTCTGGCTCGCCGACCCCACCTGGTCGATCTGGGCGATCCTCGTGACCGTCGTCTGGCAGCAGACGGGCTTCGTCATGGTCATCTACCTCGCCGGCCTCGCGTCGGTCCCCGTGGAGATCGAGGAGGCGGCGGCCCTCGACGGGGCGAACATCTGGCAGCGCTTCCAGCACGTGACCGTTCCCGCGATCCGCCCGTCGATCGCGATCGCCACGACCCTCGGCATCATCCAGGGCCTGCGCATCTTCGACCAGATCTTCGCCCTCACCGGCGGAGGGCCGGCTGGGGCCACGGAGACCCTCGCCACCCAGGTCTACAAGCAGGCCTTCTCGCTCGGACAGTTCGGCTTCGGCTCGGCGCTCGCCCTCGTGCTGACGCTCATCATCCTGGTCTTCGCCATCATCCAGCAGTACGCCACCCGCGACCGCGACGCCGTCGGAAGGGCCTGA